From a region of the bacterium genome:
- a CDS encoding EAL domain-containing protein, translating into MEGIDKALAPFFELIFLAYPDPLFVVSVEGGDYHYRAVNDAYLRHAGLSLEEVLSRRVVDVLPPAARPYLLGKFAEALKAKRSIVYEVSAPEGRTFEAVISPIVTPEGDCPYLLGSLMDITPRKRAEAELEFARFHDGVTGLPNRFSLRQRLAEALIHAESLDQSVMLLVLDLDRFKPLNETLGHPMADRLLCQVAVRLQAALPLGGTVARLDGDEFGVLAFGDAQDAEALAQRLQEVFSLPFMVDGHEVYLTASIGVGRFPADAQNPDALMRCAGVALDRAKQERNAYCLYHLGLSEDTTDRLVLGHKLRHALERHELTVHYQPQVCLESGRIFGAEALIRWHHPQLGMISPAKFIPLAEECGLIVPITEWVMRAACLQQRCWAQEGLGDVRMSVNLSGRHFKRQNLAELVKRVLAETSIPPTCLDLELTESILMDNVEASAEVMQELSRIGILFSVDDFGTGYSSLSYLQRFPLHTLKVDQSFVRGITSGEDGAPITSAIIAMAHSLGMKVIAEGVETRAQLDFLRERRCDGYQGYYFSRPVPAEEFGALLRAAHKV; encoded by the coding sequence ATGGAAGGCATCGACAAGGCCTTGGCCCCCTTCTTCGAGCTCATCTTCCTGGCCTACCCCGATCCCCTGTTCGTGGTCTCGGTCGAGGGGGGCGACTACCATTACCGGGCGGTCAACGACGCCTACCTGCGCCATGCGGGCCTCTCGCTCGAAGAGGTCCTCTCGCGGCGGGTCGTGGACGTCCTGCCGCCGGCGGCGCGTCCCTACTTGCTCGGCAAGTTTGCCGAGGCCCTCAAGGCCAAGCGCTCGATCGTCTACGAGGTGTCGGCTCCCGAGGGGCGCACCTTCGAAGCGGTCATCTCGCCCATCGTCACGCCGGAGGGGGACTGCCCCTATCTGCTCGGCAGTCTCATGGACATCACCCCGCGCAAGCGGGCAGAGGCCGAGCTGGAGTTCGCGCGCTTCCACGACGGGGTCACGGGTCTGCCCAATCGCTTCAGTCTGCGCCAGCGCCTCGCCGAGGCCCTGATCCACGCCGAGTCGCTCGACCAGTCCGTGATGCTGCTGGTGCTCGACCTGGACCGATTCAAGCCCCTGAACGAGACCCTCGGACACCCGATGGCGGATCGCCTGCTCTGCCAGGTGGCCGTCCGCTTGCAAGCGGCGCTCCCGCTCGGGGGAACGGTCGCGCGCCTCGACGGCGACGAATTCGGCGTCCTCGCCTTCGGCGACGCCCAGGACGCGGAGGCCTTGGCGCAGCGCCTTCAGGAGGTCTTCTCGCTACCCTTCATGGTGGACGGCCACGAGGTCTACCTTACGGCGAGCATCGGAGTCGGGCGCTTTCCCGCCGATGCCCAGAACCCCGATGCCCTCATGCGCTGCGCGGGGGTCGCCCTCGATCGGGCCAAGCAGGAGCGGAACGCCTACTGTCTGTATCACCTCGGGCTGAGCGAGGATACCACGGATCGCTTGGTACTCGGCCACAAGCTGCGCCATGCCCTGGAGCGCCATGAGCTGACCGTCCACTACCAGCCCCAGGTCTGTCTCGAGAGCGGGCGCATCTTCGGGGCCGAGGCGCTCATCCGCTGGCATCACCCCCAGCTCGGGATGATCTCGCCGGCCAAGTTCATCCCACTCGCCGAGGAGTGTGGCCTGATCGTTCCCATTACCGAGTGGGTGATGCGCGCCGCCTGCCTCCAGCAGCGCTGCTGGGCCCAGGAGGGTCTGGGGGACGTGCGGATGTCGGTCAACCTGTCGGGACGCCACTTCAAGCGCCAGAACCTGGCAGAGCTGGTCAAGCGGGTCCTCGCCGAGACCTCCATCCCTCCGACGTGCCTCGATCTGGAGCTGACGGAGAGCATCCTGATGGACAACGTCGAGGCCAGCGCCGAGGTGATGCAGGAGCTGAGCCGGATCGGCATCCTCTTCTCGGTGGACGACTTCGGGACCGGCTACTCGTCCCTGAGCTACCTCCAGCGCTTTCCCCTGCACACCCTCAAGGTGGACCAGAGCTTCGTTCGAGGCATCACTTCGGGTGAGGACGGCGCCCCGATTACCTCGGCCATCATCGCCATGGCGCACAGCCTCGGCATGAAGGTGATCGCCGAGGGGGTGGAAACGCGCGCGCAGCTCGACTTCCTGAGAGAACGCCGCTGCGACGGGTACCAGGGCTACTACTTCAGCCGCCCGGTACCCGCCGAGGAGTTCGGCGCCCTCCTGCGCGCGGCGCATAAGGTCTAG
- a CDS encoding carbonic anhydrase: MPTQVVVQRPSDADQDHGRSYNPAGFPDITTGPNVVSDYSLTMERPVIAETAYVHPQASVIGYVTLGERVLVAPQASVRGDEGKNILVGDETSVQDGVVIHALSTEEKGVSKMEHRVVVNGQEYAVYIGERVTLAPQSQVHGPSVVADDAYIGMQALVFKARIGAGCVLEPRAAAIGVNIREGHYVPAGVVVTSQEQADSLPAITPGYAYKDAGAQAVKVNTQLAEGYRNLYPAGYQPSAAPEAAAGH; this comes from the coding sequence ATGCCGACCCAGGTGGTGGTCCAGCGCCCGAGCGATGCCGACCAGGATCATGGTCGCTCCTACAACCCGGCGGGCTTTCCCGACATCACCACCGGCCCGAACGTGGTCTCGGACTACAGCCTGACCATGGAGCGGCCGGTCATCGCCGAGACGGCCTACGTCCACCCGCAGGCGAGCGTGATCGGCTACGTCACCCTCGGCGAGCGCGTGCTCGTCGCCCCCCAGGCCTCCGTCCGTGGGGACGAGGGCAAGAACATCTTGGTGGGTGACGAGACGAGCGTCCAGGACGGGGTGGTGATCCACGCCCTGTCGACCGAGGAGAAGGGCGTCAGCAAGATGGAGCACCGGGTCGTGGTGAACGGCCAGGAATACGCCGTCTACATCGGCGAGCGCGTCACGCTCGCCCCCCAGAGTCAGGTGCACGGCCCCTCGGTCGTCGCCGACGACGCCTACATCGGGATGCAGGCTTTGGTCTTCAAGGCCCGCATCGGCGCGGGCTGCGTGCTGGAGCCGCGCGCGGCCGCCATCGGGGTCAACATCCGCGAGGGCCACTACGTGCCCGCCGGGGTGGTGGTCACCAGCCAGGAGCAGGCGGATTCGCTGCCGGCCATCACGCCGGGCTACGCCTACAAGGACGCGGGCGCTCAGGCCGTCAAGGTCAACACCCAGCTCGCCGAGGGCTACCGCAACCTCTATCCGGCAGGCTATCAGCCGTCTGCCGCGCCGGAAGCCGCCGCGGGCCACTGA
- a CDS encoding fumarylacetoacetate hydrolase family protein — translation MTRFIRFELDGAPAWGETDGETVTVLDGSIGAFTATARKVQFEGLRLLAPATPGKILAVGLNYRSHLQGRPAPARPELFYKPPSALVGPEEAILLPPDAADPHFEGELVVVMGKRARHVSPEEARSCVFGYTAGNDVSDRQWQANDRQWWRAKGCDTFAPLGPWIVSALSPDAVIRTRAGGEVYQEAPLSDLIFDVAQVVSFASRYLTLEAGDLIFTGTPGHTRAMQPGETVEVEVTGLGTLRNPVRRLEA, via the coding sequence ATGACCCGCTTCATCCGCTTCGAGCTGGACGGCGCCCCAGCCTGGGGCGAGACCGACGGAGAGACCGTGACGGTCCTCGACGGGAGCATCGGCGCCTTCACGGCCACTGCGCGGAAGGTCCAATTCGAGGGCCTTCGCCTGCTGGCTCCCGCCACCCCGGGCAAGATCCTCGCCGTGGGCCTCAACTACCGCTCGCACCTGCAGGGCCGCCCCGCCCCCGCGCGCCCCGAGCTGTTCTATAAGCCGCCCTCGGCCCTCGTCGGCCCGGAGGAGGCCATCCTGCTGCCGCCGGACGCCGCCGATCCCCACTTCGAGGGCGAGCTGGTGGTCGTGATGGGCAAGCGCGCGCGGCACGTCAGCCCCGAAGAGGCGCGGTCGTGCGTCTTCGGCTACACGGCGGGCAACGACGTCAGCGATCGTCAGTGGCAGGCCAACGATCGCCAGTGGTGGCGGGCCAAGGGCTGCGACACCTTCGCCCCTTTGGGGCCGTGGATCGTCTCCGCCCTTTCGCCGGACGCGGTGATCCGCACGCGCGCAGGCGGCGAAGTGTACCAGGAGGCGCCCCTCTCGGATCTCATCTTCGACGTGGCGCAGGTGGTCAGCTTCGCCAGCCGCTACCTGACGCTCGAAGCGGGGGACCTCATCTTCACCGGCACCCCCGGCCACACCCGCGCCATGCAGCCCGGCGAGACCGTCGAGGTCGAGGTCACGGGCCTGGGCACCCTGCGCAACCCGGTGAGGCGGCTCGAAGCCTAG
- a CDS encoding peptidylprolyl isomerase produces MLVAAGAGAADAKAPAKTEAKPEAIQEVEKAAGHKVTLGSKVQFTTTKGKFTVVLFPKEAPKTVANFEKLVKKGFYDGLTFHRVIPGFVAQGGDPEGTGGGGPGYTIPDELDSTLKHIRGSLAMAKTSAPNSGGSQFYIGFQPLPSLDGRYTVFGQVISGMDVVDKLQATEGPGANPGKPDKMLKVTLVK; encoded by the coding sequence ATGCTCGTCGCTGCGGGCGCGGGAGCCGCCGACGCCAAGGCCCCCGCCAAGACCGAGGCCAAGCCGGAGGCCATCCAGGAAGTGGAGAAGGCCGCGGGCCACAAGGTCACGCTCGGCTCCAAGGTCCAGTTCACCACCACCAAGGGCAAGTTCACCGTCGTGCTCTTCCCCAAGGAGGCCCCCAAGACCGTCGCCAACTTCGAGAAGCTGGTCAAGAAGGGCTTCTACGACGGCCTGACCTTCCACCGGGTCATCCCCGGCTTCGTCGCCCAGGGCGGCGATCCCGAAGGCACGGGCGGGGGCGGCCCCGGCTACACCATCCCGGACGAGCTGGACAGCACCCTCAAGCACATCCGCGGCAGCCTCGCCATGGCCAAGACCTCGGCGCCCAATAGCGGCGGCAGCCAGTTCTACATCGGCTTCCAGCCCCTTCCCTCGCTGGATGGCCGCTACACCGTCTTCGGCCAGGTCATCAGCGGCATGGACGTGGTCGACAAGCTGCAGGCCACTGAGGGCCCCGGCGCCAACCCCGGCAAGCCCGACAAGATGCTCAAGGTCACCCTCGTCAAGTAA
- a CDS encoding SpoIID/LytB domain-containing protein has translation MRKPLLLLTACFTLVFPAPGRAQQGDRLIRIGVVEAAPSATLGLSLPATLMEGDRRVARFAANAPILVTQASESLEVTLSDGTKASAKGPLRLKADEPTPEARASVAGKTYRGELEVRMGPSALTVVNEVTLEAYLYGVVPAEVIPSWHPEALKAQAVAARTYAVAHLGQFSSLGYDLKATVASQVYGGTKLERPSTNQAVDDTRGRILTYLGKPIEAVYSDSSGGFTESCLEVWGKAVPYLQAVPDFDQQSPRYVWETTIAPDRFSPALQKLGVSIGDLVAIEPLERSYSGRLKRARLIGTTGTAEVGGEKLRFAFGLRSTFFNVAKQADGSLAFAGRGWGHGVGMSQWGAKAMADMGYSYDQILAHYYGQTTLSDGMLVKAPR, from the coding sequence ATGCGCAAGCCCCTGCTTTTGCTCACCGCTTGTTTCACCCTGGTCTTCCCCGCTCCCGGGCGCGCCCAGCAAGGCGATCGCCTCATCCGGATCGGCGTGGTGGAGGCCGCCCCCTCGGCGACGCTCGGCCTGAGCCTGCCAGCGACCCTCATGGAGGGCGATCGCAGGGTCGCGCGCTTCGCTGCCAACGCCCCGATCCTCGTCACCCAGGCGAGCGAAAGCCTGGAGGTCACCCTCTCGGACGGGACCAAGGCGAGCGCCAAGGGCCCTTTGCGCCTCAAGGCCGATGAGCCGACCCCCGAGGCCCGCGCCTCGGTGGCGGGCAAGACCTACCGGGGCGAGCTCGAAGTGCGCATGGGCCCGAGCGCCTTGACCGTCGTCAACGAAGTGACCCTCGAGGCCTACCTGTACGGCGTAGTCCCCGCCGAGGTGATCCCGAGCTGGCACCCCGAGGCCCTCAAGGCCCAGGCCGTCGCCGCCCGCACCTACGCCGTGGCCCACCTGGGCCAGTTCTCCTCTTTGGGTTACGACCTCAAGGCCACGGTGGCAAGCCAGGTCTACGGCGGCACCAAGCTGGAGCGCCCCTCGACCAACCAGGCGGTGGATGACACCCGCGGCCGGATCCTCACCTACCTCGGCAAGCCCATCGAGGCCGTCTACAGCGACTCGTCGGGGGGCTTCACCGAGTCGTGCCTGGAGGTCTGGGGCAAGGCCGTCCCGTACCTGCAGGCGGTCCCGGACTTCGACCAGCAGAGCCCCCGCTACGTCTGGGAGACCACGATCGCTCCCGACCGCTTCTCCCCGGCCCTCCAGAAGCTCGGGGTCTCCATCGGGGATCTGGTCGCCATCGAACCCTTGGAGCGCAGCTACTCGGGGCGCCTCAAGCGCGCCCGGCTCATCGGCACCACCGGCACGGCCGAGGTCGGCGGCGAGAAGCTGCGCTTCGCCTTCGGCCTGCGCAGCACCTTCTTCAACGTGGCCAAGCAAGCGGACGGCAGCCTCGCCTTCGCCGGACGCGGCTGGGGGCACGGCGTGGGCATGTCCCAGTGGGGCGCCAAAGCCATGGCCGATATGGGCTACTCCTACGACCAGATCCTCGCCCACTACTACGGGCAGACCACCCTCAGCGACGGCATGCTGGTTAAAGCCCCCCGCTAA